In one window of Meiothermus sp. DNA:
- a CDS encoding metal-binding protein: MPSGRVHEAINIGVLGLASAAYWVYQKEISVSQPIAVAFVSSFLIGTFLITPDLDLAEQQVRAKGRWGWLGWFWVPYGWMFAHRGLSHTWIVGPLTRLLYLGAMGVVLYWIITAIAGYVGLNFNLQAQPKAPPQEVLWALVLGYYASQWLHLIADGIRPDSGLLRSGKRRR, from the coding sequence GTGCCATCGGGTCGTGTTCACGAAGCCATCAATATAGGCGTGTTGGGTTTGGCCTCCGCTGCCTATTGGGTCTATCAGAAGGAAATTTCCGTTTCCCAACCCATTGCAGTCGCCTTTGTTAGCAGTTTCTTGATCGGCACCTTTCTGATTACTCCTGACCTGGATCTGGCTGAACAACAGGTGCGGGCTAAGGGGCGCTGGGGTTGGCTGGGCTGGTTTTGGGTTCCCTACGGCTGGATGTTTGCCCACCGGGGGCTTTCGCACACCTGGATTGTGGGCCCCCTAACGCGCCTGCTGTACCTAGGTGCGATGGGGGTGGTGCTGTACTGGATCATCACCGCCATTGCGGGCTATGTGGGCCTCAATTTCAACCTGCAAGCCCAGCCAAAAGCACCGCCCCAGGAAGTCTTGTGGGCACTGGTGTTGGGGTATTATGCCTCGCAGTGGTTGCACCTGATCGCCGATGGCATCAGGCCCGATTCAGGCTTGCTACGTTCGGGCAAGCGTCGTCGCTAG
- a CDS encoding TetR/AcrR family transcriptional regulator, with protein sequence MTVEARTAPKREAILEATIRVLRDRGLSGLKVEEVAREAEVGKGTVYLYFQDKQDLLKALVEHHTFSYYQKVEEVVKQNGSFRDRLAEVLRLRIAWVEEWRGLWAAVAREAHPMDTTGWLRGMHEHYQHLLEKLVQDGKTRGEVRAELDTSLTAASIAALACNPQLEFPREAYLEHLLGVLLKGVAL encoded by the coding sequence GTGACCGTGGAGGCTCGGACTGCCCCCAAACGCGAAGCAATCCTCGAGGCAACCATCCGAGTCCTAAGAGACCGGGGGTTGTCGGGTCTAAAAGTCGAGGAAGTAGCCAGGGAAGCCGAAGTCGGCAAAGGCACGGTTTATCTTTATTTCCAGGATAAACAAGACCTGCTGAAGGCGCTGGTGGAGCACCATACCTTCTCCTACTACCAGAAAGTAGAAGAAGTGGTGAAACAGAATGGCTCCTTCCGCGACCGACTGGCCGAAGTGTTGCGGCTTCGCATCGCCTGGGTGGAGGAGTGGCGTGGTTTGTGGGCAGCGGTAGCACGAGAAGCCCATCCGATGGATACCACCGGTTGGCTCAGGGGCATGCACGAGCACTACCAGCATCTGCTGGAAAAGCTGGTGCAGGACGGCAAGACCAGAGGAGAAGTTCGCGCTGAACTGGACACCAGTCTGACTGCTGCCAGTATCGCAGCCCTGGCTTGCAACCCGCAGCTCGAGTTTCCACGGGAAGCCTACCTCGAGCATCTGCTTGGGGTGTTGTTGAAAGGAGTGGCGTTGTGA
- a CDS encoding CarD family transcriptional regulator, with product MSEYRPGDKVVLPPYGVGVVAGIAQRSVAGSDKSYYQVDFPGTRSKAYVPVEAPQTTRLRRALSPDQVNEILALLREGRLPLPRQWAARHRKTTEILADGDPFRIATLAGQLRAWELEKGLPDLDRQALRRAMHLLAEEISQVLEMSLDEARKLFEETVGESLN from the coding sequence GTGAGCGAATACCGTCCAGGAGATAAGGTTGTGTTGCCGCCGTATGGCGTAGGTGTGGTGGCGGGGATCGCCCAGCGTTCGGTTGCTGGTTCAGACAAGAGCTATTATCAAGTGGACTTTCCTGGAACACGTTCCAAGGCCTATGTACCCGTAGAAGCCCCGCAAACCACCCGTCTGCGCCGGGCCTTGTCGCCGGATCAGGTCAATGAAATCCTGGCCTTGCTGCGCGAGGGCCGCCTGCCCCTGCCCCGTCAATGGGCAGCTCGCCACCGCAAAACCACCGAAATACTGGCCGATGGCGACCCTTTCCGTATCGCCACCCTGGCCGGTCAGCTCAGGGCCTGGGAACTCGAGAAGGGCCTGCCCGATCTTGACCGCCAGGCCCTGCGCCGGGCCATGCATCTCCTGGCCGAGGAAATTTCCCAGGTCTTGGAGATGAGCCTGGACGAAGCCCGCAAGCTGTTTGAAGAGACCGTGGGCGAAAGCCTCAACTAA
- a CDS encoding circularly permuted type 2 ATP-grasp protein has translation MKQAAGWFTGYKSPVFDEVFDAEGKPRKHYVEVVNRFNELGLEDFQRRRALTELAFRNQGITFQVYGDPSAAERPFPLDILPRVIPASEWRVVEQGLIQRVKALNLFLNDIYNGQHILSDNVLPPGLVLNHPQYYRQVHGVKLPHAAFTHVAGIDLVRDEEGKYRVLEDNLRTPSGVSYVLSNRRVMSRAFPQLLSKARVRLVEDYPDMLLSTLKSLSPRDVAEPCVVVLTPGPYNSAYFEHMFLAQQMGVELVEGSDLFVDEGRVWMRTTAGRQHVDVIYRRIDDDFLDPTVFRPDSVLGVPGLVKVYREGRVALANAIGNGVADDKALYAYVPRIIKYYLNQEPILPNVETYIGAEPDGADYILSHAAELVIKKVDQSGGYGMLIGPHASKAQVAEYIEKVRAEPHNFVAQPVVGLSTSPTFAEDTQTFEPRHIDLRPFVLVGESIKVLPGGLTRVALRRGSLVVNSSQGGGSKDTWVLS, from the coding sequence ATGAAGCAGGCAGCGGGCTGGTTTACGGGCTACAAAAGCCCGGTATTCGATGAGGTATTCGATGCCGAAGGCAAACCCCGTAAGCACTACGTGGAAGTGGTGAACCGCTTCAACGAACTGGGACTCGAGGACTTCCAGCGCCGCCGGGCCCTGACCGAGCTGGCTTTTCGCAACCAGGGCATTACCTTCCAGGTGTACGGCGACCCTTCGGCTGCCGAGCGGCCTTTTCCGCTGGATATTCTTCCAAGGGTTATTCCGGCTTCGGAGTGGCGGGTGGTGGAACAAGGGCTCATTCAGCGGGTCAAAGCACTTAACTTGTTTCTGAATGACATATACAATGGCCAGCATATTCTTTCAGATAACGTGCTGCCACCGGGGTTGGTGCTCAACCATCCGCAATACTACCGGCAAGTACATGGGGTCAAGCTACCGCACGCGGCCTTTACCCATGTGGCCGGGATAGACCTGGTACGCGATGAGGAGGGGAAGTATCGGGTCTTAGAAGACAACCTGCGCACCCCCTCGGGGGTTTCGTATGTACTCTCCAACCGCCGGGTGATGAGCCGGGCGTTTCCCCAACTGCTGTCCAAAGCCAGAGTTCGACTGGTCGAAGACTACCCCGATATGCTGCTCAGCACGCTCAAGAGCTTGTCGCCCCGTGATGTGGCCGAGCCTTGCGTGGTGGTGCTGACCCCTGGCCCTTACAACAGCGCCTACTTTGAGCACATGTTCCTGGCACAACAGATGGGGGTGGAACTGGTGGAAGGCTCCGATTTGTTTGTGGATGAGGGTCGGGTCTGGATGCGTACTACTGCGGGTCGGCAGCATGTAGACGTGATCTACCGCCGTATTGACGATGACTTTTTGGATCCCACGGTCTTCCGGCCCGACTCGGTGCTGGGGGTACCGGGGCTGGTCAAGGTCTACCGCGAAGGTCGGGTGGCGCTGGCCAACGCCATTGGCAATGGAGTGGCCGACGACAAGGCGCTGTACGCTTATGTGCCCCGCATCATCAAGTATTACCTGAACCAGGAGCCTATTCTGCCGAATGTCGAGACCTATATTGGGGCCGAGCCCGATGGAGCCGACTACATCCTCTCACACGCCGCTGAGCTGGTGATCAAGAAAGTGGATCAGTCGGGGGGATATGGAATGCTCATTGGGCCACACGCCAGTAAAGCGCAGGTGGCCGAGTATATCGAGAAAGTGCGGGCTGAGCCGCATAATTTTGTAGCCCAGCCGGTGGTAGGGCTTTCGACCAGTCCTACCTTTGCCGAGGATACCCAAACTTTCGAGCCACGCCACATTGATCTGCGCCCCTTCGTATTGGTAGGGGAGAGCATTAAGGTGTTGCCCGGTGGGTTGACCAGGGTGGCGCTCAGGCGGGGTTCGCTGGTGGTGAACTCGTCGCAAGGTGGGGGGTCGAAGGATACATGGGTGCTGTCGTGA
- a CDS encoding alpha-E domain-containing protein: MLSRIAENLYWLGRYIERAENTARLLDVNYYAVAEAPVEGIAPGWWGRILRALEVENLEPTEETVVQWLAFDLQNPSSIRSCVWRVRENARTTRFYLNLEIWEQVNRLHNQCYHNTEQVMAQESLHEYCVTVREASHQIMGIAEVTLPRDLGFYFMRLGRYLERSDNMLRVLQAYIGGGEMSREAEIQNHFNRSLLRSVGALEAYRKVHHNTLELLRIGEFLLLNSGFPRSVRFSVDGLKRAAEAVRRHSDGVGKEAVRKVGKLSATLEYLENANQVFKKRDPDLEELLEELADIHAELSRVYFGY; encoded by the coding sequence ATGCTGAGTCGAATAGCTGAAAACCTCTACTGGCTGGGCCGTTACATTGAGCGAGCCGAGAACACAGCGCGTTTGCTGGACGTGAATTACTATGCGGTGGCCGAAGCTCCAGTAGAGGGGATCGCGCCCGGCTGGTGGGGGCGCATTCTACGGGCATTGGAGGTGGAAAACCTTGAACCCACCGAAGAAACCGTGGTGCAGTGGCTGGCCTTCGACTTACAAAATCCCAGCAGTATTCGCAGTTGTGTCTGGCGGGTGCGGGAGAACGCCCGTACCACCCGTTTTTATCTGAACCTGGAGATCTGGGAACAGGTCAACCGGCTTCACAACCAGTGCTATCACAACACCGAGCAGGTGATGGCCCAGGAGAGTTTGCACGAATATTGTGTCACGGTACGGGAAGCCAGTCACCAGATTATGGGCATTGCCGAAGTAACCCTGCCACGTGATCTGGGCTTTTACTTTATGCGCTTGGGGCGCTATCTCGAGCGCTCGGATAACATGCTGCGGGTGTTGCAGGCCTATATTGGCGGGGGCGAGATGTCCAGGGAGGCCGAGATTCAAAACCACTTCAACCGCTCACTCTTGCGCAGTGTAGGGGCACTGGAAGCCTACCGCAAGGTTCATCACAATACCCTCGAGCTGCTCCGCATCGGCGAGTTTCTGCTTTTGAACAGCGGCTTTCCCCGCAGTGTGCGTTTCAGTGTGGATGGCCTCAAGCGGGCTGCCGAGGCGGTGCGTCGCCACAGCGATGGGGTGGGTAAGGAGGCCGTCCGCAAGGTAGGTAAGCTCTCCGCCACGCTGGAATATCTAGAAAACGCCAACCAGGTCTTCAAAAAGCGCGACCCCGATCTGGAGGAGCTGCTAGAAGAACTAGCCGATATTCATGCTGAACTGAGCCGGGTGTATTTTGGCTACTAA
- a CDS encoding transposase, whose protein sequence is MWQVVEAIRKNGNGYSLAGVVFDNQFAGKAYLAKLYQHNIPFVARARLNQKVEHAGKQRSIRELGEHYPPGKARYYKRFGWYVKRIKITLADVGRLDMLLIWLPQPAGFKLMALFSTLDAGIQEVLAAWKARWDLERVHRLLKQNLGLSKCLSRSYAAQLKHADLAIEALHLIRQQKQLHPDLSWRTAQHNAAKTLKSQLLTVLPALSA, encoded by the coding sequence ATGTGGCAGGTAGTCGAGGCCATCCGCAAGAATGGTAATGGTTATAGCCTCGCAGGCGTGGTGTTCGACAACCAGTTTGCGGGTAAGGCTTACCTCGCCAAGCTCTACCAGCACAACATACCTTTCGTAGCTCGGGCCAGACTGAATCAAAAGGTCGAACATGCAGGAAAGCAACGATCTATCCGAGAACTGGGTGAGCACTATCCACCCGGTAAAGCCCGCTATTACAAGCGTTTTGGCTGGTATGTCAAACGCATCAAGATCACCTTGGCCGATGTGGGTCGACTGGATATGCTGCTGATTTGGCTACCCCAGCCAGCAGGTTTCAAGCTGATGGCCCTCTTCTCCACCCTGGATGCAGGCATTCAAGAAGTCCTTGCCGCCTGGAAAGCTCGTTGGGATCTGGAGCGGGTGCATCGCCTGCTCAAACAGAACCTGGGTTTATCCAAATGCCTCTCTCGTTCCTATGCTGCTCAACTCAAACATGCTGACCTTGCCATCGAGGCCCTACACCTTATTCGACAGCAAAAACAACTACATCCAGATCTTTCTTGGCGCACAGCACAGCACAATGCCGCAAAAACCCTCAAATCCCAGCTACTGACCGTACTCCCTGCCCTTTCAGCCTGA
- a CDS encoding transglutaminase family protein, protein MLLSVYHLTEYFYPDEARDSFNELWLYPVDDHRQGLLEFRLSITPESMPRSRQDYFHNRVYDFHVTRPHKQLRIEMQAKVVTFAVPKPSSVPVQVLSSLESRFFEFLAPTPRIPLHHNWLELLEVRRPKPSEDLHGYLLEVTEHLNRILSYNTQATQVDTPLIQFVEGRAGVCQDYAQAMLAVLRSVGIPARYVSGYLATGVGSEGSHAWVEAFVPGSGWCGYDPTNNSTITEQYVKKAHGRDYDDCPPLKGLRRGGGKESLNVLVRVESLQTPLTRS, encoded by the coding sequence GTGTTGTTATCGGTATACCATCTGACGGAGTATTTCTACCCCGATGAAGCGCGGGACTCTTTCAATGAGCTGTGGCTCTATCCGGTAGATGACCACCGCCAGGGGCTCCTGGAATTCCGTCTGAGCATTACACCTGAATCGATGCCCCGCAGCCGACAGGACTATTTCCACAACCGGGTCTACGATTTTCACGTTACCAGACCGCACAAGCAACTGCGGATAGAAATGCAGGCCAAGGTGGTGACATTTGCGGTTCCAAAACCAAGTTCGGTGCCGGTACAGGTATTGAGCAGCCTGGAATCGCGTTTTTTTGAATTTCTAGCGCCCACACCCCGCATACCGCTGCACCACAACTGGCTCGAGCTTCTGGAGGTGCGCCGCCCTAAACCCAGCGAAGACCTGCACGGTTACCTGCTGGAAGTCACCGAGCACCTCAACCGCATCCTCAGCTACAACACCCAAGCCACCCAGGTAGACACCCCCTTGATCCAGTTTGTAGAGGGTCGGGCGGGGGTCTGCCAGGATTATGCCCAGGCCATGCTGGCCGTCCTGCGCAGTGTGGGCATTCCGGCCCGTTACGTTTCGGGGTATCTGGCCACTGGGGTGGGTTCGGAGGGGAGCCACGCCTGGGTTGAAGCTTTTGTTCCCGGCTCAGGCTGGTGTGGCTACGATCCTACCAACAACTCCACCATCACCGAACAGTACGTCAAAAAAGCCCACGGGCGCGACTACGACGATTGCCCGCCGCTCAAGGGGCTGCGGCGAGGTGGGGGTAAGGAAAGCCTAAATGTGCTGGTCAGAGTAGAATCTTTGCAAACACCACTCACCAGGAGCTAA
- the rbsK gene encoding ribokinase, with amino-acid sequence MSIVVVGSINMDLVVRVKRHPLPGETLLGSDYETHHGGKGANQAVAAARMLGRTVPIAKGASAAAQGTGVRMIGRVGQDEFGNQLRNALKREGINVNATIPIAAPTGVAFIAVNEEGQNTIIVSPGANYRLRPENLSSAEFEGARVVVLQLEIPLDTVRRAAELGRQAGARVILNAAPAQKLPDKLLGYVDILVVNESEALGLTGVLPDSPEMALEVARVLSEKTPTVVITLGEQGAVWVGPEGWGHQPVPKVEAVDTTGAGDAFIGALASAICEGKTLPQAVRLGCVAGALAATRVGAQASLPWRDDVNARLES; translated from the coding sequence ATGAGCATTGTTGTGGTGGGGAGCATCAACATGGATCTGGTGGTAAGGGTCAAGCGGCATCCGCTACCGGGCGAGACCCTGCTGGGCTCGGACTACGAAACCCACCACGGGGGCAAAGGCGCTAACCAGGCGGTAGCGGCAGCCCGTATGCTGGGCCGCACCGTGCCAATTGCTAAAGGGGCCAGCGCAGCCGCCCAGGGCACAGGGGTGCGGATGATTGGGCGGGTGGGGCAGGATGAGTTTGGCAACCAGCTCCGCAATGCGCTCAAGCGTGAGGGCATCAACGTGAACGCCACCATTCCCATCGCGGCCCCCACCGGCGTGGCCTTTATTGCGGTGAACGAAGAAGGGCAAAACACCATCATCGTCTCGCCGGGGGCCAACTACCGCCTCAGGCCCGAGAACCTCTCGTCTGCCGAGTTCGAGGGAGCACGGGTGGTGGTGCTGCAACTCGAGATTCCCCTGGACACGGTGCGCCGCGCAGCCGAGTTGGGCCGCCAGGCTGGGGCCAGGGTTATCCTGAACGCCGCACCGGCACAGAAATTACCCGACAAGCTGCTCGGGTATGTGGATATCCTGGTGGTCAACGAAAGCGAAGCCCTGGGCTTGACCGGGGTCTTGCCCGATTCGCCCGAAATGGCCCTCGAGGTAGCCAGGGTACTATCCGAGAAAACCCCTACTGTGGTGATTACCCTCGGCGAGCAAGGGGCCGTATGGGTTGGACCTGAGGGTTGGGGCCATCAGCCGGTTCCCAAGGTTGAGGCGGTAGACACCACGGGCGCGGGGGATGCTTTTATCGGTGCGCTGGCTTCAGCGATCTGCGAAGGGAAGACCCTGCCGCAGGCAGTCCGGCTGGGTTGCGTGGCCGGAGCGCTGGCGGCCACCAGGGTTGGTGCACAGGCCTCGCTGCCCTGGCGTGACGATGTAAACGCAAGGCTCGAGTCCTGA
- a CDS encoding nucleoside hydrolase, with protein sequence MPRKIILDCDPGHDDAIAIMLALASEELEVLGITTVYGNVSLERTTRNALVVREVLGSSVPIYAGTDRPLVRGRISAEAVHGVSGLEGPHLPIPTGQAEPQHAVHFIIEQVLKYPGQVTLVPVGALTNIALAMRLEPRIVPQIQEIVLMGGSIDIGNWSPSAEFNILCDPHAAKIVFEAGVPLVMMGLNLTHQTVAHPDRVERFRALGTRVGAFTAELLEFFREHHIQRYKWDGAPIHDACAVAFLLRPDLFKTALFNVEIEANEGLAYGRTVCDYWRVTGKQPNCEVGLEIDVEGFYDLLVERIGRYKS encoded by the coding sequence GTGCCACGCAAAATCATCCTCGACTGCGACCCCGGACACGACGACGCCATCGCCATCATGCTGGCCCTGGCCAGCGAGGAACTGGAAGTACTGGGCATCACCACCGTCTATGGCAATGTGAGCCTCGAGCGCACCACCCGCAACGCCCTGGTGGTGCGGGAGGTGTTGGGCAGCAGTGTGCCCATCTATGCCGGCACCGACCGCCCCCTGGTGCGGGGCCGCATCAGCGCTGAGGCCGTCCACGGGGTCTCGGGGCTTGAAGGCCCGCACCTGCCCATCCCCACCGGCCAGGCCGAGCCCCAGCATGCCGTCCATTTCATCATCGAGCAGGTGCTCAAATACCCCGGTCAGGTCACCCTGGTCCCGGTAGGGGCCCTGACCAACATTGCCCTGGCCATGCGCCTGGAGCCCCGAATCGTTCCACAGATTCAAGAAATTGTGCTGATGGGTGGCTCCATTGACATCGGCAACTGGTCACCGAGTGCCGAGTTCAACATTCTGTGTGACCCCCACGCGGCCAAGATTGTGTTTGAGGCGGGGGTTCCCCTGGTGATGATGGGCCTCAACCTGACCCACCAGACTGTGGCCCACCCGGATCGAGTAGAGCGTTTCCGCGCCCTGGGGACCCGGGTAGGGGCTTTTACGGCGGAGCTGCTCGAGTTCTTTCGCGAGCACCACATCCAGCGCTACAAGTGGGACGGGGCCCCCATCCACGACGCCTGCGCGGTGGCATTCCTGCTGCGGCCCGACCTGTTCAAAACTGCCCTGTTCAATGTGGAAATCGAGGCCAACGAGGGGCTGGCCTACGGCCGCACGGTCTGCGACTACTGGCGCGTAACCGGCAAGCAGCCCAACTGCGAAGTGGGCCTCGAGATCGATGTCGAGGGGTTCTACGATCTACTGGTAGAGCGCATTGGGCGCTACAAAAGCTGA
- a CDS encoding S9 family peptidase — translation MHKWIGPMVLVWGLVGCTPPSPVSPNHWESVQTLYQDVFLLREKVSYRSGDLRIFGQICRPNRQGRFPIVLWNHGGFAGLQVGDENLCQNLAFLGYVVLMSSYRGEDGSEGNIEVCQGEVDDALEMLAIGRTMPYANPNRVAVAGGSHGGCISLRAVQKGAPAQVLIDLFGPTDWVAEYQQLEQLAASGDATRKQAGQTLLALLNSALGGTPGQTLQNYKVRSPIEYAANLSNWPGSMLVVHGALDWLVLPNQSCNLARTVGQFTSFRIQANNTTSTTPPTGCEAAGLTWAGGEIPRGNWGGKRYLLVYDNFGHGDGEQSNLALLDALNYLGNKFPAN, via the coding sequence ATGCACAAATGGATTGGCCCGATGGTGCTGGTGTGGGGCCTGGTGGGTTGCACCCCACCCTCCCCGGTGAGCCCCAACCACTGGGAATCGGTGCAAACCCTCTATCAAGATGTATTTTTGCTGCGGGAGAAAGTTTCCTACCGCAGCGGTGACCTCAGAATTTTTGGTCAGATTTGTCGTCCCAACCGCCAGGGACGGTTTCCCATTGTGCTCTGGAACCACGGCGGCTTTGCGGGCCTCCAGGTAGGCGATGAGAATCTTTGTCAGAACCTGGCTTTCTTGGGGTATGTGGTTTTGATGTCTTCCTATCGTGGCGAGGATGGTTCCGAGGGTAACATTGAGGTCTGCCAGGGGGAGGTGGACGATGCGCTAGAGATGCTAGCCATTGGGCGCACCATGCCCTACGCCAACCCGAACCGGGTGGCGGTGGCTGGGGGTTCGCACGGGGGATGTATCAGCTTGCGTGCGGTGCAGAAAGGCGCACCGGCCCAGGTTCTGATTGACCTTTTTGGCCCCACCGATTGGGTCGCGGAGTACCAGCAGCTCGAGCAGCTTGCAGCCTCCGGCGACGCCACCAGGAAACAGGCGGGCCAAACCCTGCTGGCCTTGCTGAACTCTGCGCTGGGTGGAACCCCCGGCCAGACCCTGCAAAACTACAAGGTGCGCTCACCCATAGAATATGCTGCCAATTTGAGCAACTGGCCCGGTTCAATGCTGGTGGTGCACGGAGCCCTGGACTGGCTGGTTTTACCGAATCAGTCGTGTAATCTGGCCAGGACGGTAGGTCAGTTTACCAGCTTCCGCATTCAGGCCAACAATACCACCTCCACCACTCCACCGACCGGTTGTGAGGCGGCAGGCCTGACCTGGGCCGGGGGTGAGATACCCAGGGGCAACTGGGGCGGGAAGCGCTATCTGCTGGTCTACGACAACTTTGGTCATGGCGATGGCGAGCAGAGCAACCTGGCCCTACTGGATGCGCTCAACTATCTGGGCAACAAATTTCCTGCCAACTGA
- the alr gene encoding alanine racemase → MRPAWLEVNFDVLAHNFNLLRTTAGHVQVVGIVKANAYGHGAVEVGKELLRLGAWGLAVATTQEARELRRAGIKARILLMGSLHPQQASEVLELDLIPSISTLESAEALNALGKAVAVHLEFDTGMGRVGFQPEEAPLIKEHFARYENLLIQGIYSHFADAEEDEPWTREQIARFQQVQQVFGPGYFYHLCNTAGTVNYGEYGLSAVRPGIGLYGLLPNLGLRPIARLLAKPTQVKELPPGRRIGYGGLYTTQGREWIATLPVGYADGMPRLVFNRATVRYFSGSEAQHPEPCICPVVGRVSMDQITVRVPAPVGLDQVFEVATPDFSPTSSLWGWAELTGTVSYEPAVRLSPRLPRVYLRDGVEVARVE, encoded by the coding sequence ATGCGCCCTGCTTGGCTGGAAGTGAACTTCGATGTCCTGGCCCACAATTTCAACCTTCTGCGCACTACCGCAGGCCATGTGCAGGTGGTCGGAATCGTCAAGGCCAACGCCTATGGCCACGGGGCAGTGGAGGTGGGTAAGGAATTGTTGCGCCTGGGGGCCTGGGGGCTGGCCGTAGCCACGACCCAGGAAGCCCGCGAACTGCGCCGAGCGGGTATCAAAGCCCGCATCCTGCTCATGGGGAGCCTGCACCCTCAGCAGGCTTCAGAAGTGCTCGAGCTGGATCTAATCCCCTCCATTTCCACCCTCGAGAGTGCCGAGGCCCTCAATGCACTGGGTAAGGCAGTGGCGGTACACCTCGAGTTCGATACCGGCATGGGTCGGGTCGGTTTCCAGCCCGAGGAAGCGCCCCTGATCAAGGAACACTTTGCCCGTTACGAAAACCTGCTCATCCAGGGCATCTACTCTCATTTTGCCGACGCTGAAGAGGACGAACCCTGGACAAGGGAGCAGATTGCCCGGTTTCAGCAGGTGCAGCAGGTCTTTGGACCGGGCTACTTCTATCATCTGTGCAACACCGCCGGTACCGTCAACTACGGCGAGTATGGCCTGAGCGCGGTGCGCCCTGGCATCGGCCTGTACGGTCTGCTGCCCAACCTGGGTCTGCGGCCCATAGCCCGCCTGCTGGCCAAACCCACCCAGGTCAAAGAGCTTCCCCCTGGGCGCAGAATCGGCTACGGCGGCCTTTACACCACCCAGGGCCGCGAGTGGATTGCCACATTGCCGGTGGGGTATGCCGATGGCATGCCGCGCCTGGTTTTCAACCGGGCTACCGTTCGCTATTTCTCGGGTTCTGAAGCGCAGCACCCGGAGCCCTGCATCTGTCCGGTGGTGGGGCGGGTCTCGATGGATCAGATCACCGTCCGCGTCCCTGCGCCGGTGGGGCTCGATCAGGTGTTCGAAGTGGCCACCCCCGACTTTAGCCCTACCAGCAGCCTGTGGGGCTGGGCCGAGCTCACCGGCACGGTGAGCTACGAGCCAGCGGTGCGGCTCTCGCCTCGGTTGCCCAGGGTATATTTGCGCGACGGGGTTGAGGTCGCGCGGGTAGAGTAG
- a CDS encoding DUF3208 domain-containing protein: protein MKAIKLFQGYLWHPKDLAFDPREALPRQLGEVHVLVDKVRAPMTFFEDGTPTETQQFYQVTLLVRTEQEPAALKPLAESVSRELNPYLEATPQTVGWQLLEDLRQI from the coding sequence ATGAAAGCCATCAAACTGTTTCAGGGGTATCTGTGGCACCCCAAAGACCTGGCCTTCGACCCCCGCGAGGCCCTGCCCCGCCAACTAGGAGAGGTACACGTGCTCGTGGACAAAGTGCGAGCCCCCATGACCTTTTTCGAGGATGGCACCCCCACCGAGACCCAGCAGTTCTACCAGGTGACGCTGCTGGTGCGAACCGAGCAGGAGCCCGCTGCGCTGAAACCCCTGGCCGAGTCCGTGAGCCGGGAGCTTAATCCGTACCTCGAGGCCACCCCTCAAACGGTGGGCTGGCAACTGCTGGAGGATTTGCGGCAGATTTGA